The following DNA comes from Bacteroidales bacterium.
ATGATGTTTCTTCTGTTGAAAATTTATCTAAATACGATGACACTTCTGTTTTAATTGCAGGAACAGCTCTAAAAGATAACATGTATTATATGCTTGCAGCGCGCGTTGACACGTCAGGGAATGTAATTTGGGAGAATACTTATGGCTCTGATTTGTGGAGCAAGGGCTATTGTGCTGTTTCTGATGATTTGGGAAATGTGTTTTTGTCAGGATATGTGCAAAACACTGACTCAACAGGTCAAGATATTTCATTGTTTAAGATAGATGGAAATAATGGTGACACAATATTATCTAAAAAAATAAATGATGGATTTAATGATAGAGGCGTATATATTGATGTGTTTTCAGATGGATCTGTAGGTTTGGCTTCTCATAGCTTAGATGGTTCTTATAAGGATAAATACAGTAAACTTTGGTTGTTCGATAAATCTCTTGATACTTTGTGGACAAGAAAAGTTCAGTTTGAAGATTCTACTGCTTCTATACGTATGGTGAATTGTCTTGCTGAAGATAGTTATAATAGAATTGTGTTAGGAGGATATTTGGTACCTGACACAAGCGATGTTATTCGTTTTTGGTATGGTTGCATTAATTTTTGGGGAAACAATGTTTATGAGCAAATTTTCCAACCATTATTTTTGAAAAACATTACGAGAGCCATTTATGATGAAAAGGGGCAAGGGCATTTTGTTGGAAGCATGATTGATTTTTTTGGTGTTGTGAAAAGTGATGTGGGCTATTGGCTAGATTCTCTAGGTCTTCTAAGAATTGAAGTTTTTCTCGAAGAATCTGAAGATTTTGGCTATGATTTGGATATTGCTGCTGATAAAGGAATGGTATTTATAGGAACAACAAATGGTTATGGACCAGGTGTTACAAATATATTTTTTATAAAAGTTGGACCTGATTATAAATACAAAAACACTGACCATGCGCATTATACGCCAACAAAAGATTATGAAGATAAAAATATTTTTATTTTTCCAAATCCTAGCAATGGATATTTTCAAATAGATGTACCAAATGATGATACATACAAAATAAATATCTATTCATTACACGGGAAACTGGTGAAATCTGGAACATATAAGCAAGGAGACATTTTCGCAATTAATGAGTTGGAAGATGGAATTTACATTGTAAGAGCCTTGTCAAAAAACAAATCGTTTAGTTTTAAATTAATTTTGCAAAAATAGAAAGTAATGTCATTAAAAAGAAAAATCCTTTTAGTCGCTCTGTCAATAGTTCTTTTGCTTGTTGTTGTTGCTTTTATTTTAAATCCGTTTTTAAAAGCAGGAAATAAATTTGGAAAAACAAATCTATCTTCTGAAAAAGATTCTGTAACTTTTTGGGTTACTGGTGATGCTATGATGCATATGCCGCAATATAAAGCTGCATTAAATCATGAAACAGGATTAACAGAGTTTGACTCTTGCTTTACGCTAATACGCCCTATACTCAATAAAGCAGATGTGCGTATGGTGAATTTCGAAACTACTTTGGCTGGGAAGCCTTATTCAGGATTTCCTAGATTTAGCGCTCCAAAAGAGTTTCCTGATGCGTTATGCAGAGCCGGTTTTAATTTGTTTTTATTTGCGAATAATCATTGCAATGATAAAGGTAAAGCTGGAATTTTAGGAAATATTAATTATGCCGATAGTGTTAAAATATGGCATACAGGCATTTTTAAAGATTCAGCAGATCGCAAAAGCCGTTATCCGCTAATGTTGAATATAAATAATTGGAAAATAGCAGTACTTAATTATACTTATGGAACGAATGGATTTACAGAACCCAAGCCATTGGTGATTAATCGAATTGATTCCACTCAAATTTTAAAAGATATTCTTACTGCAAAATTATATAATGCTGATGCTATTTTAGCTGCTATGCATTGGGGAGAAGAATATCAACACAAGCAAAATTTTAAGCAAAAACAAATAGCAAGTTTCTTGTTGGAAAATGGCGTTGATGTTATTATTGGAAGCCACCCGCATATTGTTCAACCTATTGAATTGGTTACTCCAATTGGTAGTATGAATGAAAAATTGGTAATTTGGTCGCTGGGAAATTTTATATCAAACCAAAATGATCAATATACAGATGCGGGATTGTTAGTGGGATTTACTTTAAAAAAAGATTTGCATAATAAAACTATTGTTAGCAATGTTAAATATGTTCCTCTGTACAGAATGAGATTTTTGAGCAAAAAGCCAGGATATTTTATGATGCCCGGAATTTTAACGGAAAAAAACATTGATAGTTGGCTTCCTAATTCAGAGATAAAAGAAGATTTTATTTCAGTCATGAAAGATACTCGTAAAAAAGTTAATACAAGTGAAAGAATAGTTGAAGTGGAAAATTAAAATATAGTTAAAAATTTCACAACTCATGTATAGTATTTGATTTGAAAGAATTGATGTAAATTTGAAAAATTTTTATTGAAAATGTATCAAAATCAAGAAAATATAAATAAAAATTTACAAGAACTTAAGAAAAATTTTTCGGGTGAAATTTTATCAGATAAAACGCATAAAATACTGTATGCTACTGATGCTTCGGCATATCGCGAAATTCCTATAGGGGTTGCTTATCCTAAAAATAAAAACGACTTAAAAGAGCTAATTTCTTTTGCAATTGAAAATAAAATCACATTGATTCCGCGTGCAGCAGGTACTTCTATTGCGGGACAAGTGGTTGGAAATGGCTTAGTTGTAGATGTTTCAAAGCAATTTACAAAAATAATTCAAGTTAATAAAGATGAAAAATGGGTTATAGTGCAGCCCGGAGTTATTTTAGATGAGCTAAATCGTGAATTAGAAAAGTACGGACTTTTTTTTGCTCCTGAAACTAGCACTGGATCTCGCTGTAATATTGGTGGTATGGTTGGCAACAACTCATGCGGAGCTCATAGCCTTATTTATGGCTCAACTCGCGACCATCTTATTTCTGCAAAGGTGTTGCTAAGCGATGGAACTGAAGCCGAATTTAAAGAATTGAGCAGCGAAGAATTTGACGAAAAATTGAAACTAAAAACATTGGAAGGCGACTTGTATCGCAATATAAATGCAATTTTATCTAAAAAAGAAAATGCTGAGCGAATAAAAAAAGAATTTCCAGATCCTTCTATAAATAGGCGTAATACAGGTTATGCTATTGATTTGCTTTTGAATAGCGAGCAGTTTGGCGGTAAAGAGAAGTTTAATTTTTGCAAAATCCTTGCTGGCTCTGAAGGTACGCTTGCTTTTATTACTGAAGTAAAGCTAAATTTATTGGAAATTCCTAAAGCTGAAAAAGCCTTGATTTGCGTACATTGCGACACTTTAGAAGCATCTTTGAAGGCGAATTTAATTGCTCTTAAATATAATCCAGCTTCTGTAGAGTTGATGGATAAAGCTATTTTAGACCTCACAAAAGAAAATATTGCACAAAATAAAAATCGCTTTTTTGTAAAAGGAGACCCCGCTGCAATTTTAATAGTTGAGTTTTTAGAAAAAAATTCAAGTGAAATTGCTGATAAAGCCAAAGCAATGGAAAATGAAATGCGAGAATTGGGCTTTGGATACCATTTCCCGATGATTACTGGTGCTGATATTAAAAAAGTGTGGGCGTTGAGGAAAGCAGGATTAGGTGTGTTAAGCAATATGCCTGGTGATTATAAGCCAACACCTGTAATTGAGGATACAGCCGTAAATGTTGAAGTCCTTCCTCAATATATTGCGGAATTTAACATGCTTTTGCAAAAATATAACTTAAAATGTGTTTACTACGCTCATATTGGAACTGGCGAATTGCATTTGCGTCCTGTTTTAAATATGCACACGCAAGAAGGCGTTGATTTGTTTTATAAAATTGCAAAAGAAACGGCTTTTTTGGTGAAAAAATATAAAGGTTCGTTGAGTGGTGAACATGGCGATGGAAGGCTGCGCGGGGAATTTATTCCAATAATGATTGGCGAAGAAAATTATAATTTGCTTAGAAATATCAAAAAAACGTGGGATGCAAACGGGATTTTTAATTATGGAAAAATTACAGACACGCCTTCTATAGTTTCTTCGCTGCGATATGAGCCAGACAAAGCCGTTGTAAATATTAAAACATTCTACGATTTTAGCAAAGACAATGGGTTTTTAAGAGCTATAGAAAAATGCAATGGCTCAGGCGATTGCAGAAAAACTCATCTTGCTGACGGCGGCATGTGCCCAAGCTATCAAGCTACTTTGGACGAAAAAAATACCACTCGTGCAAGGGCAAATGTATTGAGAGAATTAATAACAAATAGCAATAAAAAAAATCCACTAAATCAAAGGGAAATATATGATGTTTTAGACTTGTGCTTATGTTGCAAATTGTGTAAATCTGAGTGTCCGTCTTCAATTGATATGGCAAAATTAAAAACGGAATTTTTGCAACATTGGTATAAGAGCCACCCTGCGAGAATCCGCTCTATGGCTATTGCTTATATAAACACGCTGAATAAAATGGCAATGCCTTTCAGCAGGATTTATAATTATGCGGTAAAAAATCCAATGATTTCGAAAATTATTAAGAAAACTCTAAATTTTGCAACGGAAAGAAGTCTGCCAACGCTAAATAAAATAACACTTAGAAAGTGGGCTGGAAGAGAATTGCCTAAGCTAAATAGATTGTCTCCGGGACATAATGGGACAGTGAATTTTTTTATTGATGAGTTTACAAATACCAACGATGTTCATATTGGCATAAAAGCTATTAGTCTGCTTTGTATGCTAGGCTATCGAGTTGAAATTCCAAAGCATAAGCAAAGTGCAAGGACTTTTATTTCTAAAGGATTTCTAAAAAAAGCAAAAAAAATTATTGATAAAAATATTGAAATTTTATATCCTGTTGTTTCAAAAGAAATTCCGCTTGTGGGCTTGGAGCCGTCTGCGATACTTGGTTTTAGAGATGAATATCCTGAATTGTGCAGCGAAAGTTTAAGGGAAAAAGCAAAAACTCTTTCTGAAAATGCACTGTTGATTGATGAATTTCTTTTGCGTGAATTTGAAAAGGACAAAATAAAAAAATCATCGTTTACAGAAGAGAAAAAGGAAATTTTATTCCATGGACATTGTCAGCAAAAAGCGCTTATAGGCACAGATGTAACAAAAAAAATACTTAGTTTGCCAAGTTATTACAGCGTAAAGGAAATCTCTTCGGGCTGCTGCGGCATGGCAGGCTCGTTTGGATTTGAAAAAGAGCATTACGAAATCAGCATGAAAGTTGGAGAATTAGTTCTGTTCCCTGAAATTAGAAAAGCTAATAACTCCACAATAATTGTTGCTTCTGGCACTAGCTGCCGACACCAAATAAAAGATGGAACAGGCAAAATAGCCTTGCATCCCGTTGAGGTATTATTTGATGCAATAGTTTGATTTTATCAACAAAGATACACAAGAACAAAATAGATTTCTAATAATAGGAGGTAGAGATTTTGTTTGTTGCTAAAAATTGATTTTTTCTTTCTAAAATATAAGTTATTTTGGCAAAATTAATACAACGTACTTCTATTCTACTTTTTCATGGTTACTATACAATTTGCATAAGTTTTTTTCTAAGATTCTAAAACCGCTACCATGATCGTGTGCTTTACCATAGTTTTTACCAGATTGGTATGAACCGATGCGAATATCATACATTATTAAGCCCTTATCCAATAAGTTAATAAACTTTCGGAAAGAAGGTTTTTCATATATATCGGCTTTATTGAAATTAAAATATTCTTGTCCTTTTTTGTCAATTTTACTTTCAGCACTGACATAAAATAAATTTTTTAATTTCTTTGTTAACACTTTTTCTATATCATCATAAAAATATCCACAAGAAGAGTCAAGTAATTTTTTTGTTTTTAAAGAATATACGGCAATAAAGATTTTCTTTTTAGCCTTGTCATTTATTAATTTAAAAGCATATTTTCCAGCATAAGTATTGGTTTTGTTGGCAAACATGCTTGTATGCAAGCGTTTTAAATTAGGATTTTCTTCATAAGGTGTGCCAAATTTATCTTTTAAATAGGCATTTGCTCCTTTAATAAAAGAAGGGCTTTTGGTAAATAAAGTAATGTATGATTGGGCGAGTTCTCTGTGTGATTTGATTTCATAACCAGCTAAATCAGGATCACCAATATTGTTTTCAACTACTCCAACATAATCTTCAAAAGTTTTTCCGATTCCAGTATTGTTTTTCCGATTGCTTGGCACAAAACCAAGTTTCTTTACTTTTTTAAATTGTTTAATAATAAATTCTCTATTCGTCATATTCAATAATTTTTTGAATTAATAAATCAATATGATTTACTGCTGATATTTCCTCGGCAGTTAAAAAAACATTTTCTATGGGATAGCCAATATGTGTGCAAAATGTATAAATTTGTTTGAGTGTGTATTTGTGTTGAAAACGCGAACTTTCAATATTGCCTACTTGTCCACTTGATATTTCCAAAATATCACTTAATGCTAATTGGCTAATATTATGGTCGGTACGTAGTTGTTTTATTTTTTGAATAATAGCATCTTGAAATGCTGATTTTTGACTATTCATGCTCACTCAATTTGAGTGTAAAGTTATTATGTTAATAAAATATTTTTACCCTCAATTTGTGAGTAATATTTTTACTATCTTTGTATTTCAAAAAAGAAATTAATGTTTGAACGAAAAATAGATAATTATTGGAGTTTTAAAACTGCTAACACAAAGGAATTTACACATTGTTACCATGCTTATCCAGCAATGATGATTCCACAGGTTGCTCGCACTTTGATTGAAAAATTTGCCCCAAAAGGCAGAATGGAGCTTCTTTTTGACCCATATATGGGAAGTGGAACTTCGCTTGTAGAGGCTTTAATTAAAGGAATAAATAGCGTGGGAACGGATATAAATCCTTTGGCAAAATTAATTTCTCTAGCAAAAATTACGCATTTCAATACTGATCAAATAGAAAAACGTTGTGCTGAAATGCAGTTAATAGCTTTTAAATACAATCCAAAAAATGTTATAAACACTGATTTCTCACATATTTCCAATTACTCATATTGGTATTCAGAAGATGTTTTGCTAAAATTATCATTCCTTTCTCAAATTATTGAAGACATTGAGATTGAAAACCAACTTTTTTTTAAAATTGCATTATCGGAAGTTGTTCGTGAAGTATCATTTACCCGTAATGGTGAATTTAAGCGTTTCAGGATGGCGGAAGATAAAATAAAAAACTTTAAGCCCGATGTTTTCCGATTGTTTGAAGAAAAAATTGCAAGAAATTTAAAAGGATTAAAAGAATATAATCAGGTTAATACTCAAGCGGTTGCTAAGGTATTTAGCTTTAATACAGTTGAGGGTATTCCTTGTGATGTTTTGCCTAAAAACGCAGTTGATATGATTGTTACTTCGCCCCCATATGGGGATAGTCATACTACTGTTGCTTATGGACAATTCTCGCGTTGGGCTAATGAATGGTTTAATCTTATAGATGGCGAAAATATTGACAACTTACTGATGGGTGGCAAACGTCAATCAACTGCAAATTTTGAAACTGAAAGCATAAAAGATGAATTACAGCAAATAAAAGAAGTTGATAATAAACGTTATACTGAGGTTATTTCTTTCTTGAACGATTATCATAACTCTATTAAAAATATATCTCCTATAATTCGTCAAGGTGGGCGTATTTGCTATGTTGTAGGTAACAGAAATGTTAAAGGCGTGCAAATACCGTTAGATTACTTTACTGCTGAAATGTTTGAAAAATATGGATTTAAACATGAAATAACCATTGTCCGTGAGATTCCAAACAAGCGAATGCCGTTAAAAACAAGCCCAACGAACAAGCCAGGTCTTAAAGTTTCAACCATGAGTAATGAATATATTGTGATAATGACAAAAAAATGACTAAGTTGTAGAAAATAGACAATTGCTGCTTATTGTAATATTGTGTGTAGCGATGCTTTGTGCTAAAACATTTATTATAAAAAATAGCGTCTAATTTATTTATTTGATGTGATTTTTTTAACATTTAAGTAGCCAAAAACTTTTGGTTCGTTAAATTTTATGTAATTTTGAGCATCAAAAAAATATTTCTTATGAAAGAAACTCGCTATATATTTGTTACGGGAGGCGTTGTATCTTCCTTGGGGAAGGGTATAATCAGTGCTTCTTTGGCAAGATTATTAAAGGCTAGGGGATTTTCCGTTACTATTCAAAAATTAGACCCTTATATTAATGTTGACCCCGGCACTCTAAATCCTTATGAGCATGGCGAGTGTTATGTTACTGACGATGGCGCTGAAACAGATTTAGACCTTGGGCATTATGAGCGATTTTTGAATATTTCTACTTCGCAAGCTAACAACGTTACTACCGGACGAATATATCAAAGCGTAATTGATAAAGAAAGACGAGGCGATTATCTTGGCGAAACAGTTCAAGTAATTCCGCATATTACCGATGAAATAAAATATCGCATAAGGCTTTTGGCTTTGAATGGTGAGTATGACTTTATTATTACCGAAATTGGTGGTACTGTCGGCGATATAGAATCGTTACCATATGTTGAGGCTGTTCGCCAATTAAGGTGGGAGCTTG
Coding sequences within:
- a CDS encoding MvaI/BcnI restriction endonuclease family protein; its protein translation is MTNREFIIKQFKKVKKLGFVPSNRKNNTGIGKTFEDYVGVVENNIGDPDLAGYEIKSHRELAQSYITLFTKSPSFIKGANAYLKDKFGTPYEENPNLKRLHTSMFANKTNTYAGKYAFKLINDKAKKKIFIAVYSLKTKKLLDSSCGYFYDDIEKVLTKKLKNLFYVSAESKIDKKGQEYFNFNKADIYEKPSFRKFINLLDKGLIMYDIRIGSYQSGKNYGKAHDHGSGFRILEKNLCKLYSNHEKVE
- a CDS encoding CapA family protein is translated as MSLKRKILLVALSIVLLLVVVAFILNPFLKAGNKFGKTNLSSEKDSVTFWVTGDAMMHMPQYKAALNHETGLTEFDSCFTLIRPILNKADVRMVNFETTLAGKPYSGFPRFSAPKEFPDALCRAGFNLFLFANNHCNDKGKAGILGNINYADSVKIWHTGIFKDSADRKSRYPLMLNINNWKIAVLNYTYGTNGFTEPKPLVINRIDSTQILKDILTAKLYNADAILAAMHWGEEYQHKQNFKQKQIASFLLENGVDVIIGSHPHIVQPIELVTPIGSMNEKLVIWSLGNFISNQNDQYTDAGLLVGFTLKKDLHNKTIVSNVKYVPLYRMRFLSKKPGYFMMPGILTEKNIDSWLPNSEIKEDFISVMKDTRKKVNTSERIVEVEN
- a CDS encoding FAD-binding protein, translating into MYQNQENINKNLQELKKNFSGEILSDKTHKILYATDASAYREIPIGVAYPKNKNDLKELISFAIENKITLIPRAAGTSIAGQVVGNGLVVDVSKQFTKIIQVNKDEKWVIVQPGVILDELNRELEKYGLFFAPETSTGSRCNIGGMVGNNSCGAHSLIYGSTRDHLISAKVLLSDGTEAEFKELSSEEFDEKLKLKTLEGDLYRNINAILSKKENAERIKKEFPDPSINRRNTGYAIDLLLNSEQFGGKEKFNFCKILAGSEGTLAFITEVKLNLLEIPKAEKALICVHCDTLEASLKANLIALKYNPASVELMDKAILDLTKENIAQNKNRFFVKGDPAAILIVEFLEKNSSEIADKAKAMENEMRELGFGYHFPMITGADIKKVWALRKAGLGVLSNMPGDYKPTPVIEDTAVNVEVLPQYIAEFNMLLQKYNLKCVYYAHIGTGELHLRPVLNMHTQEGVDLFYKIAKETAFLVKKYKGSLSGEHGDGRLRGEFIPIMIGEENYNLLRNIKKTWDANGIFNYGKITDTPSIVSSLRYEPDKAVVNIKTFYDFSKDNGFLRAIEKCNGSGDCRKTHLADGGMCPSYQATLDEKNTTRARANVLRELITNSNKKNPLNQREIYDVLDLCLCCKLCKSECPSSIDMAKLKTEFLQHWYKSHPARIRSMAIAYINTLNKMAMPFSRIYNYAVKNPMISKIIKKTLNFATERSLPTLNKITLRKWAGRELPKLNRLSPGHNGTVNFFIDEFTNTNDVHIGIKAISLLCMLGYRVEIPKHKQSARTFISKGFLKKAKKIIDKNIEILYPVVSKEIPLVGLEPSAILGFRDEYPELCSESLREKAKTLSENALLIDEFLLREFEKDKIKKSSFTEEKKEILFHGHCQQKALIGTDVTKKILSLPSYYSVKEISSGCCGMAGSFGFEKEHYEISMKVGELVLFPEIRKANNSTIIVASGTSCRHQIKDGTGKIALHPVEVLFDAIV
- a CDS encoding helix-turn-helix transcriptional regulator; the encoded protein is MNSQKSAFQDAIIQKIKQLRTDHNISQLALSDILEISSGQVGNIESSRFQHKYTLKQIYTFCTHIGYPIENVFLTAEEISAVNHIDLLIQKIIEYDE
- a CDS encoding T9SS type A sorting domain-containing protein; translation: MRFITTSILIFFAMALFSQDAFIRTYGMAGSFNEGRGVVAFSDTTYILLGNRTSPQGKAAAWLFKINKSGEIIWEKYFDSYDVSSVENLSKYDDTSVLIAGTALKDNMYYMLAARVDTSGNVIWENTYGSDLWSKGYCAVSDDLGNVFLSGYVQNTDSTGQDISLFKIDGNNGDTILSKKINDGFNDRGVYIDVFSDGSVGLASHSLDGSYKDKYSKLWLFDKSLDTLWTRKVQFEDSTASIRMVNCLAEDSYNRIVLGGYLVPDTSDVIRFWYGCINFWGNNVYEQIFQPLFLKNITRAIYDEKGQGHFVGSMIDFFGVVKSDVGYWLDSLGLLRIEVFLEESEDFGYDLDIAADKGMVFIGTTNGYGPGVTNIFFIKVGPDYKYKNTDHAHYTPTKDYEDKNIFIFPNPSNGYFQIDVPNDDTYKINIYSLHGKLVKSGTYKQGDIFAINELEDGIYIVRALSKNKSFSFKLILQK
- a CDS encoding site-specific DNA-methyltransferase codes for the protein MFERKIDNYWSFKTANTKEFTHCYHAYPAMMIPQVARTLIEKFAPKGRMELLFDPYMGSGTSLVEALIKGINSVGTDINPLAKLISLAKITHFNTDQIEKRCAEMQLIAFKYNPKNVINTDFSHISNYSYWYSEDVLLKLSFLSQIIEDIEIENQLFFKIALSEVVREVSFTRNGEFKRFRMAEDKIKNFKPDVFRLFEEKIARNLKGLKEYNQVNTQAVAKVFSFNTVEGIPCDVLPKNAVDMIVTSPPYGDSHTTVAYGQFSRWANEWFNLIDGENIDNLLMGGKRQSTANFETESIKDELQQIKEVDNKRYTEVISFLNDYHNSIKNISPIIRQGGRICYVVGNRNVKGVQIPLDYFTAEMFEKYGFKHEITIVREIPNKRMPLKTSPTNKPGLKVSTMSNEYIVIMTKK